The Aggregatilinea lenta genome includes a region encoding these proteins:
- the tpiA gene encoding triose-phosphate isomerase: protein MRIPIIAGNWKMYKTPQEAVAFVNAIKGPLADLSAAERVVCPPYVALPGVAQALEGTEIAVGAQDLHWEDEGAYTSQVSGPMLKGLVKYVIIGHSETREYQGVTNEMVNKKAKAALHHGLHPIIAVGESLAINEAGNTQSFVETQIRAAFDGIPASDLERIVIAYEPIWAIGTGKSASGEQANAIIGNIRATIADLYDDAVAGAMRIQYGGSVKPNNMIEFMSQPHIDGALVGGAALKEDSFVELVRLAIEAKGL, encoded by the coding sequence ATGCGCATTCCTATCATTGCCGGTAACTGGAAGATGTACAAGACGCCGCAAGAAGCGGTCGCCTTCGTCAATGCAATCAAAGGCCCGCTCGCGGATCTGTCCGCCGCCGAGCGCGTCGTCTGCCCGCCCTACGTGGCCCTGCCCGGCGTCGCCCAGGCGCTGGAAGGCACTGAGATCGCCGTTGGCGCGCAGGATCTGCATTGGGAGGACGAAGGCGCGTACACCAGCCAGGTGTCCGGTCCCATGCTCAAGGGTCTGGTCAAGTACGTCATCATCGGCCACTCTGAAACCCGTGAATACCAGGGCGTGACCAATGAGATGGTCAACAAGAAGGCCAAAGCTGCCCTGCATCATGGCCTGCACCCGATCATCGCTGTGGGCGAGAGTTTGGCGATTAACGAAGCGGGCAATACGCAGTCGTTCGTCGAGACGCAGATTCGCGCCGCATTCGACGGCATCCCCGCTTCCGACCTGGAGCGCATCGTGATCGCTTATGAGCCGATCTGGGCCATTGGCACGGGCAAAAGCGCCAGCGGCGAGCAGGCCAACGCGATCATCGGCAATATCCGCGCCACCATCGCGGACCTGTACGACGACGCCGTGGCCGGTGCCATGCGCATCCAGTACGGCGGCAGCGTCAAGCCGAACAACATGATCGAGTTCATGAGCCAGCCGCACATCGACGGCGCGCTGGTTGGTGGCGCAGCGCTCAAGGAAGACTCGTTCGTCGAGCTGGTCCGTCTGGCGATAGAAGCCAAAGGACTGTAG
- a CDS encoding phosphoglycerate kinase, translating to MAKKTVRDIDLTGKRVLVRVDFNVPIKEGKVTDDTRVRAAIPTLKYILEQKPRYVALMSHLGRPKGEPDPQYSLKPVVPVLAELLGTDVSFSDELVGDKARQVCDSAPEGSVVLLENTRFYKGETKNDEALAKQLAELGDVYVNDAFGSAHRAHSSTEGVAHFLPAVSGFLMQKELDYLLKAIEAPERPFVAILGGAKVSDKIGVIESLLGKCDALLIGGGMANTFFKAQGYEVGDSLAEDDVLDTARDLLAKSAGKLILPSEVVIADAFDNEANARVIKPSDGVPAGWRILDISSGAVDDFRQYLKDARTIVWNGPMGVFEMPNFAKGTFQVAEILAESDATTIIGGGDSVAAVNKAGLEDHMSHISTGGGASLELLEGKALPGVVALNDR from the coding sequence GTGGCGAAAAAGACTGTTCGTGACATCGACCTGACGGGCAAGCGTGTGCTCGTCCGCGTCGATTTCAACGTCCCGATCAAAGAAGGCAAGGTGACGGATGATACGCGCGTGCGCGCCGCCATCCCCACACTCAAGTACATCCTGGAACAGAAGCCGCGCTACGTCGCGCTGATGTCGCACCTGGGCCGCCCCAAGGGCGAGCCGGACCCGCAGTATTCGCTCAAACCGGTTGTCCCGGTGCTGGCCGAGTTGCTAGGCACGGACGTGTCCTTCAGCGACGAGTTAGTGGGCGACAAGGCCAGGCAGGTCTGCGACTCTGCGCCCGAAGGCAGTGTCGTGCTGCTCGAAAACACGCGCTTCTACAAGGGCGAAACCAAGAACGATGAAGCGCTCGCAAAGCAGTTGGCCGAGCTGGGCGACGTGTACGTCAATGATGCGTTTGGCTCGGCGCATCGCGCCCACTCCTCGACGGAAGGCGTCGCGCATTTCCTGCCCGCCGTCAGCGGCTTCCTGATGCAAAAGGAACTCGACTACCTGCTCAAAGCTATCGAAGCGCCGGAGCGTCCCTTCGTGGCGATCCTCGGCGGCGCGAAGGTTTCCGACAAGATCGGCGTGATCGAGTCGCTGCTGGGCAAGTGTGACGCGCTGCTCATCGGCGGCGGCATGGCGAACACCTTCTTCAAGGCGCAGGGCTACGAAGTGGGCGACTCGCTGGCCGAAGATGACGTGCTCGACACGGCCAGGGACCTGCTCGCCAAGAGCGCCGGCAAGCTCATTCTGCCCTCCGAAGTCGTGATCGCGGACGCGTTCGACAATGAAGCCAACGCGCGCGTGATCAAGCCATCCGACGGTGTGCCTGCCGGTTGGCGTATCCTCGACATCAGCAGCGGCGCGGTGGACGACTTCCGCCAGTACCTCAAGGACGCCCGCACCATCGTCTGGAACGGGCCGATGGGCGTCTTCGAGATGCCGAACTTCGCCAAGGGCACGTTTCAGGTTGCTGAAATCCTGGCTGAGTCCGACGCGACGACCATCATCGGCGGCGGCGACTCCGTGGCAGCGGTCAACAAGGCCGGGCTGGAAGATCACATGTCGCACATCTCGACCGGAGGCGGGGCCAGCCTCGAACTGCTCGAAGGCAAAGCGCTGCCCGGCGTGGTGGCGCTCAACGACAGGTAA
- the gap gene encoding type I glyceraldehyde-3-phosphate dehydrogenase: protein MARVGINGFGRIGRQVLKAMLEKYPNDLEIVAFNDLGDLPTMAHLLKYDSNYGRFPGTVEVAEGGLLVNGKLIKTFSAKNPADLPWGDLGVDIVIESTGVFRSREQVQPHITAGAKKVIISAPAKGAVDRTIVIGVNDKDYDPANDNIVSNASCTTNCLAPAAKVVNDAFGIKRGLMTTIHSYTNDQRILDMPHSDLRRARAAAVNMIPTTTGAARAVALVIPELKGKFDGLSVRVPSSTVSLVDFVAELETPTSTEELHAKFREAANGPLKGILGFSEEPLVSIDLKGDDRSSVVDAEFTYIFQETMIKVMTWYDNEWAYSMRTADLANIMGSKL, encoded by the coding sequence ATGGCACGCGTAGGTATTAACGGCTTTGGCCGTATTGGTCGTCAGGTTCTCAAGGCAATGCTCGAAAAGTACCCGAACGACCTCGAAATCGTGGCCTTCAATGACCTCGGCGATCTACCCACCATGGCGCACCTGCTCAAGTACGACTCGAACTACGGGCGCTTTCCTGGTACCGTCGAAGTGGCCGAGGGTGGCCTGCTGGTTAACGGCAAGCTGATCAAGACTTTCAGCGCGAAGAACCCCGCCGACCTGCCCTGGGGCGACCTGGGCGTGGACATTGTGATCGAAAGCACCGGCGTCTTCCGCAGCCGTGAGCAGGTCCAGCCGCACATCACCGCAGGCGCGAAGAAGGTCATCATCAGCGCCCCGGCCAAGGGCGCGGTGGACCGCACGATCGTCATCGGCGTGAACGACAAGGACTATGATCCGGCCAACGACAACATCGTGTCGAACGCCTCGTGCACCACCAACTGCCTCGCCCCAGCGGCGAAGGTCGTCAACGACGCCTTCGGCATCAAACGCGGCCTGATGACGACCATTCACTCGTACACCAACGACCAGCGCATCCTGGACATGCCCCACAGCGACCTGCGCCGTGCGCGCGCCGCTGCGGTGAACATGATCCCGACGACCACCGGCGCGGCTCGCGCTGTGGCCCTGGTCATCCCGGAACTCAAGGGCAAGTTCGACGGCCTGTCGGTGCGTGTCCCCAGCTCGACCGTGTCCCTGGTGGACTTCGTCGCCGAGCTTGAGACGCCCACCAGCACCGAAGAGCTGCACGCCAAGTTCAGGGAAGCTGCGAACGGCCCGCTCAAGGGCATCCTGGGCTTCAGCGAGGAACCGCTGGTGTCGATCGACCTCAAGGGCGACGACCGCTCCAGCGTCGTCGACGCAGAATTCACCTACATCTTCCAGGAAACCATGATCAAGGTCATGACCTGGTACGACAACGAGTGGGCGTACTCCATGCGCACCGCCGACCTGGCCAACATCATGGGCAGCAAGCTCTAG
- a CDS encoding gluconeogenesis factor YvcK family protein: protein MRRSGNVLIKLMTPGLKIKRWLALLLVGVSILTLGIVQIVALLNNAGEFSPVLRVLTLQFLPAGVRVLVAGAVGTGAILIALRQFTRSILAPLATQRRESVVDMVYAHTRRQKGLKIVALGGGTGLPSVLRGLKTMTSQITAIVTTADDGGSSGKLRREMGVLPPGDLRSNIAALADDEALITQLFQYRFSEGGLEGHSFGNLFLTAMSDLTGGMDRAVAETGRVLAIEGRVLPSTLQDVTLMAEVRIPGETRLRRVNGESQIPGAGGKIERVFLQPDQARAYPDAIRAILSADLVVIGPGSLFTSILPNLLVNGIAEALRASNAYKVYVCNVATQPGETDEFTVTDHVLALEAHVGRNVFDAVLANDHYPTRNAGDLTHYVTHSPDDQTIYQRYDVHLVDLTDADRPWRHDSSKLARALLTLYNRAPAGRTFALRDGSRQGAAVNGPVGG, encoded by the coding sequence ATGCGGCGTTCTGGCAATGTCCTCATCAAGTTAATGACGCCTGGGCTGAAGATCAAGCGCTGGCTCGCTCTATTGTTGGTTGGGGTCAGCATTCTCACCCTTGGCATCGTCCAGATTGTCGCACTGCTCAACAACGCGGGCGAATTTTCGCCGGTGCTGCGCGTACTCACCTTGCAGTTCCTGCCCGCAGGCGTGCGCGTGCTGGTCGCGGGTGCCGTAGGCACGGGCGCGATTCTGATCGCGCTGCGCCAGTTCACCCGCTCCATCCTCGCGCCGCTTGCCACGCAGCGACGTGAATCGGTGGTGGACATGGTCTACGCTCACACGCGCCGCCAGAAGGGCCTGAAGATCGTCGCCCTTGGCGGAGGCACAGGCCTGCCGTCCGTGTTGCGCGGCCTGAAAACGATGACCAGCCAGATCACGGCCATCGTAACCACCGCCGACGACGGCGGCAGCTCCGGCAAGCTGCGCCGCGAGATGGGCGTGCTGCCCCCCGGCGATCTGCGCAGCAACATCGCGGCCCTGGCCGACGACGAAGCGCTGATCACGCAGTTGTTCCAGTACCGTTTTTCGGAAGGCGGCCTGGAGGGGCACAGCTTTGGCAACCTGTTCCTGACCGCTATGTCCGATCTCACCGGCGGCATGGACCGCGCCGTGGCCGAAACGGGCCGCGTGCTGGCAATCGAAGGGCGCGTGCTGCCCTCCACGCTGCAAGATGTGACGCTTATGGCGGAGGTCCGTATCCCCGGCGAAACCCGGCTGCGGCGCGTCAATGGTGAATCGCAAATTCCGGGGGCCGGTGGTAAGATCGAGCGCGTTTTCTTGCAACCGGATCAGGCACGCGCTTACCCGGACGCTATCCGCGCGATCTTGAGCGCGGATCTGGTGGTGATTGGGCCGGGCAGCCTGTTCACCAGCATCCTACCCAACCTGCTCGTGAACGGAATTGCGGAAGCCTTGCGCGCCAGCAACGCCTACAAAGTGTACGTGTGCAACGTCGCCACCCAGCCGGGAGAAACCGACGAGTTCACCGTCACCGACCACGTTCTTGCCCTTGAAGCGCACGTAGGACGCAACGTCTTCGACGCCGTGCTCGCCAACGATCATTACCCGACACGCAACGCGGGCGACTTGACCCACTACGTCACCCATTCACCCGACGACCAGACGATTTACCAGCGTTACGATGTGCATCTGGTCGATTTGACCGACGCCGACCGGCCTTGGCGTCACGATTCGAGCAAACTGGCGCGAGCCTTGCTGACGCTCTACAACCGGGCGCCCGCTGGCCGCACCTTTGCACTCCGGGATGGCAGCCGTCAAGGTGCAGCCGTGAACGGACCAGTTGGAGGATAG
- a CDS encoding 2,3-bisphosphoglycerate-independent phosphoglycerate mutase yields MANFDLMRRLALNTGGKILLLVMDGLGGLPREQGGPTELEAAHTPNLDRLAREGSTGLSIPVARGIAPGSGPAHLAMFGYDPLVYDIGRGVLESVGIGLDVNPGDVAIRGNFCTVDENGIITDRRAGRISTEEGAKRVEILRDIKIPGVDIDIEIAKEYRFAMVWRGAGLNGHIADTDPQQTGVAPLPAKALSPEAEHTAEIANRWLAEARERLRGHEPANMATLRGFAMDPALPKYSDVYKLKAACVAVYPMYKGVSKLVGMDIIPSTAHDTTEDEFNHAAEIWNDYDFVFCHVKYTDSRGEDGNFDAKVKVIEGVDQALPILTGMNPDVMIVTGDHSTPATYKAHSWHPVPTLLWAPATHMTDRAECYGERDCMTGALGQFPATDLMPLALAHAKRLTKYGA; encoded by the coding sequence ATGGCCAATTTTGATTTGATGCGGCGCCTGGCACTTAACACGGGCGGCAAGATCCTGCTGCTGGTGATGGATGGCCTGGGCGGCCTGCCTCGCGAACAGGGCGGCCCCACGGAACTCGAAGCGGCGCATACGCCGAATCTGGACCGGCTGGCACGTGAAGGCTCGACGGGCCTCAGCATCCCGGTGGCGCGCGGCATTGCTCCCGGCAGCGGCCCCGCGCACCTGGCGATGTTCGGCTACGATCCGCTGGTGTACGACATCGGGCGCGGCGTGCTGGAATCGGTCGGCATCGGGCTGGACGTGAACCCCGGCGACGTGGCGATTCGCGGCAACTTCTGCACGGTGGACGAGAACGGCATCATTACCGACCGGCGTGCAGGCCGTATTTCGACCGAAGAAGGCGCCAAGCGCGTCGAGATCCTGCGCGACATCAAGATCCCCGGCGTGGACATCGACATCGAGATCGCCAAGGAATACCGTTTTGCGATGGTGTGGCGCGGCGCGGGCCTCAACGGGCACATCGCGGACACCGACCCGCAGCAAACCGGCGTCGCCCCGCTGCCTGCCAAGGCGCTCAGCCCTGAAGCGGAGCACACCGCCGAGATCGCGAACCGATGGCTGGCCGAGGCGCGCGAGCGCCTGCGCGGGCACGAACCGGCGAACATGGCGACGCTGCGCGGCTTCGCGATGGACCCGGCGCTGCCCAAGTACAGCGACGTGTATAAGCTGAAGGCGGCTTGCGTGGCGGTCTACCCGATGTACAAGGGTGTCAGCAAGCTGGTTGGCATGGACATCATCCCCAGCACCGCGCACGACACCACCGAGGACGAGTTTAACCACGCCGCGGAGATCTGGAACGACTACGACTTCGTGTTCTGCCACGTCAAGTACACCGACAGCCGGGGCGAAGACGGCAACTTCGACGCCAAGGTGAAGGTGATCGAGGGCGTGGATCAGGCGCTGCCGATCCTCACCGGCATGAACCCGGACGTGATGATCGTCACCGGCGACCACTCGACGCCCGCGACCTACAAGGCGCATAGCTGGCACCCGGTTCCCACGCTGCTGTGGGCGCCAGCCACACACATGACCGACCGCGCCGAGTGCTACGGCGAGCGCGACTGCATGACCGGCGCGCTGGGCCAGTTCCCGGCCACCGACCTCATGCCGCTGGCCCTGGCGCACGCCAAGCGCCTGACCAAGTACGGCGCGTAA
- a CDS encoding IS110 family transposase: MEQAAAVVGIDVSKATLDVAVVQGGKKAEVRQYANDAAGVKALATWLKQRRAREAHVCLEATGTYGDAVALALYQAGYRVSVVNPARIKAYGQSQLKRNKTDRLDAALIADFCRTQQPELWTPPDPVWLELRAMARHLVDLKSMRQQEKNRLGVETSTKVQEVLEAHITFIDHQIEDLEQDIQRFIDQHPDLKRDRELLVSIPGLSDLSASLLLAEVPDLRAFGSARQLVAFAGLNPQQRTSGSSVRGQTPLSKMGSPTLRRVLYMPALAAQRFNPILAPWAAQLKARGKSKMETLGAVMRKLLVLAYGVLKSGQPFDPAFSTAAP; encoded by the coding sequence ATGGAACAGGCAGCGGCAGTCGTAGGGATCGATGTTTCCAAAGCGACGCTGGATGTGGCGGTGGTGCAAGGGGGGAAGAAAGCAGAAGTGAGGCAGTACGCCAACGACGCGGCGGGCGTGAAGGCGCTGGCGACGTGGCTGAAGCAGCGGCGAGCGAGGGAGGCGCATGTGTGCCTGGAAGCGACAGGGACCTATGGGGATGCGGTCGCGCTGGCGCTGTACCAGGCGGGCTACCGGGTGAGCGTGGTCAATCCGGCGCGGATCAAGGCGTACGGGCAGAGCCAGTTGAAACGCAACAAGACAGACCGGCTGGATGCGGCCTTGATTGCCGACTTTTGTCGCACCCAACAGCCTGAGTTGTGGACGCCGCCCGACCCGGTGTGGCTGGAACTGCGGGCCATGGCGCGGCATCTGGTGGACCTGAAGAGCATGCGCCAACAGGAGAAGAACCGGCTAGGCGTGGAGACCTCGACAAAGGTGCAGGAGGTGTTGGAGGCACACATCACCTTTATCGACCACCAAATCGAGGACCTTGAGCAGGACATCCAGCGTTTCATCGACCAGCATCCCGACCTCAAGCGAGACCGTGAGCTGTTGGTGAGCATTCCCGGCTTGTCCGACCTGAGCGCCAGCCTGCTGTTGGCCGAAGTCCCTGACCTGCGTGCGTTTGGCTCCGCTCGCCAACTTGTGGCGTTTGCCGGTCTCAACCCGCAGCAGCGCACCTCGGGCTCCTCGGTGCGGGGGCAAACCCCGTTGTCCAAGATGGGCAGTCCCACGTTGCGGCGCGTGCTTTACATGCCCGCCTTAGCCGCGCAACGCTTCAACCCGATCCTGGCGCCGTGGGCGGCTCAGCTCAAAGCTCGCGGCAAGTCCAAAATGGAGACCCTGGGGGCGGTCATGCGCAAGCTGCTCGTTCTGGCCTACGGCGTGTTGAAGTCGGGGCAGCCCTTCGATCCAGCGTTTTCAACGGCTGCCCCTTGA
- a CDS encoding 2,3-bisphosphoglycerate-dependent phosphoglycerate mutase, producing MATGTLILVRHGQSQWNLENRFTGGTDVPLTEQGRAEARAAGETLRGCRFDRAYTSELERAQETLRIILSVTRQVDVPVECDATLNERSYGELQGLNKAETAQRLGEEQVFGWRRTFRGRPPGGESLQDTQARVLTYYRTAIEPHVRNGETVLVVSHGNTLRALVMALDGISEAALPDLTIPTGVPRCYRIDAAGAIQACYSL from the coding sequence ATGGCGACTGGAACGCTGATCCTGGTGCGGCACGGCCAATCCCAGTGGAACCTGGAGAACCGCTTCACTGGCGGGACGGACGTGCCACTGACCGAACAAGGCAGGGCGGAGGCGCGCGCCGCCGGTGAAACGCTGCGCGGCTGTCGCTTCGACCGCGCGTATACATCCGAGCTGGAACGCGCCCAGGAGACGCTGCGCATCATCCTGAGCGTCACGAGGCAGGTGGACGTCCCGGTTGAGTGTGACGCGACGCTGAACGAGCGCAGTTATGGCGAGTTGCAGGGACTGAACAAAGCGGAGACGGCGCAGCGACTGGGGGAGGAGCAGGTGTTCGGCTGGCGGCGAACCTTTCGCGGGCGTCCGCCCGGCGGCGAGAGTTTGCAGGACACGCAGGCGCGCGTGCTGACGTACTACCGTACAGCGATCGAGCCGCACGTGCGCAACGGGGAGACGGTGCTGGTCGTCTCGCACGGGAACACGCTGCGCGCACTGGTGATGGCGCTCGACGGCATCAGCGAGGCGGCGCTGCCCGACCTCACCATTCCGACCGGGGTGCCGCGCTGCTACCGGATCGACGCGGCGGGCGCGATCCAGGCGTGCTACTCGCTATGA
- a CDS encoding TIGR01906 family membrane protein, with product MNTPPAAPRAPVPGWLIPLLQGLIVAGLPAFLVLTSVQMVMSGTFLKLEYNRPGFPADRFGFTQEDRLKYAPYAVNYLRNDADISYLGNLTLDGEPMYTAKELQHMEDVKVVTRAALTAHTVLTLALVAAMATLAWRSGTRRALRRAWFQGGLLTVLLIVTVVAMALLSWDTFFTGFHRIFFEGSSWLFSTSSTLIRLFPEQFWFDAALTIGTLTVLGAAFAMTAAWLWESRAQRSAPVHSE from the coding sequence ATGAACACACCACCTGCTGCGCCGCGCGCACCTGTCCCCGGCTGGCTGATCCCGCTGCTGCAAGGGCTGATCGTCGCCGGACTGCCGGCGTTCCTGGTGCTGACCAGTGTGCAAATGGTGATGTCCGGCACGTTCCTCAAGCTCGAATACAACCGGCCCGGCTTCCCGGCGGATCGCTTCGGATTCACGCAAGAAGATCGCCTGAAGTACGCGCCCTACGCGGTGAACTACCTGCGCAACGACGCGGATATCAGCTATCTGGGCAACCTGACGCTGGACGGCGAGCCGATGTACACCGCGAAAGAACTTCAGCACATGGAGGACGTGAAGGTCGTGACGCGGGCCGCGCTCACCGCGCACACCGTCCTCACGCTGGCGCTTGTCGCCGCGATGGCAACACTGGCGTGGCGATCCGGCACGCGCCGCGCGTTGCGCCGGGCGTGGTTCCAGGGCGGGCTGCTGACCGTGCTGCTGATCGTCACGGTAGTAGCGATGGCCCTGCTGAGTTGGGATACATTCTTTACGGGCTTTCACCGCATCTTCTTCGAGGGCAGCTCGTGGTTGTTCAGCACCAGCTCGACGCTGATCCGCCTCTTCCCGGAGCAGTTCTGGTTCGACGCGGCGCTGACCATCGGCACGCTGACCGTTCTCGGCGCGGCGTTCGCGATGACTGCCGCATGGCTCTGGGAGTCACGCGCGCAGCGCAGCGCGCCCGTTCATAGCGAGTAG
- a CDS encoding spermidine synthase → MTTSVPSTRLQRRLLYLAVFCGGMTTLAVEFSASRLLGNIFGTSNVVWANIVGLILIYLSVGYFVGGRWADRSPYYTTFYKIITWAAFLSGVAPLVAHPILRAAATAVQGYDAAVMVGSFVSVLILFSAPITLLGCVSPFSIRLALSDVEEAGGTAGQLYALSTFGSIIGTFTPVLLLIPTVGTARTFLIFAVLLLVLGFVGLALQDRRAALRLLWMPVVLAVLAVAALTGPLRPAPAGMTLLYEDETAYNLVQVVEDDAGYRYLLLNEGQGIHSQWHPTDLSFDRTWDFFLTGPYFNAPPYTPDRMHRIAIVGLAAGTIAEQHDAVYPGLPMDGIEIDPGIVEAGRKYMGMTMPNLNVIVEDGRYGLTQIGDGYTMIGVDAYRVPYVPWQLTTVEFFEEVQSHLAPDGVVIINVGRTGTDRRLSEAMTATLLEVFPTVHTMDVPNSYNTILVATQQPTSPDHLRANLAALPQDASPVLRAALQSAAVSIVPTVPSDLVFTDDHAPVEWVVDSMVIDFVINGGINELDQ, encoded by the coding sequence GTGACCACATCCGTCCCTTCGACTCGCCTTCAGCGCCGACTGCTCTACCTGGCCGTGTTCTGCGGCGGCATGACCACGCTCGCCGTAGAGTTTTCCGCCTCGCGGCTGCTGGGCAACATCTTCGGCACCAGCAACGTGGTGTGGGCCAACATTGTCGGTCTGATCCTGATTTATCTCTCCGTTGGCTACTTCGTCGGCGGGCGCTGGGCGGATCGCTCGCCTTACTACACGACGTTTTACAAGATCATCACCTGGGCCGCGTTTCTCAGCGGGGTTGCCCCGCTGGTCGCCCACCCGATCCTGCGCGCCGCCGCGACCGCCGTGCAGGGGTACGATGCGGCGGTGATGGTCGGCTCATTCGTCAGCGTGCTGATTCTGTTTTCCGCGCCCATCACGCTGCTCGGCTGCGTCTCGCCGTTTTCGATCCGGCTGGCCCTCTCGGACGTGGAGGAGGCAGGCGGCACCGCCGGGCAGCTCTACGCGCTCTCGACCTTCGGCAGCATCATCGGCACCTTCACGCCGGTCCTGCTGCTCATTCCCACCGTCGGCACGGCGCGCACATTCTTGATTTTCGCCGTCCTGCTGCTCGTGCTCGGCTTTGTCGGGCTGGCGCTGCAAGATCGCCGCGCGGCGCTGCGCCTGCTGTGGATGCCGGTTGTGCTGGCCGTGCTGGCGGTCGCCGCGCTGACCGGGCCGCTGCGCCCGGCCCCGGCGGGCATGACCCTGCTGTACGAGGACGAAACAGCCTATAACCTCGTGCAGGTCGTCGAAGACGACGCGGGCTACCGCTACCTGCTGCTCAACGAGGGCCAGGGCATCCACTCGCAGTGGCATCCGACCGATCTCTCGTTCGACCGCACCTGGGATTTCTTCCTGACCGGGCCGTACTTCAACGCCCCGCCCTACACGCCCGACCGCATGCACCGTATCGCCATCGTTGGGCTGGCCGCCGGGACCATCGCCGAGCAGCACGACGCCGTGTATCCCGGCCTGCCGATGGACGGCATCGAGATCGATCCGGGTATCGTCGAGGCGGGCCGCAAGTACATGGGCATGACCATGCCCAATCTGAATGTGATCGTCGAGGACGGGCGTTATGGCCTGACGCAGATCGGAGATGGCTATACGATGATTGGCGTGGACGCCTACCGCGTGCCCTATGTGCCCTGGCAGCTCACCACCGTGGAGTTCTTCGAGGAGGTGCAGAGTCACCTCGCGCCGGACGGCGTGGTGATCATCAACGTGGGGCGCACCGGAACCGACCGCCGCCTGTCCGAAGCGATGACCGCCACGCTGCTGGAAGTGTTCCCGACCGTGCATACGATGGACGTGCCAAACTCGTACAACACGATCCTGGTCGCCACGCAGCAGCCGACCTCCCCGGACCACCTGCGGGCCAACCTCGCCGCCCTGCCCCAGGACGCCAGCCCGGTGCTGCGCGCGGCGCTGCAAAGTGCGGCGGTATCGATCGTGCCGACTGTGCCATCCGATCTGGTGTTCACCGACGATCACGCGCCGGTCGAGTGGGTCGTGGACTCGATGGTGATCGACTTCGTGATCAACGGCGGCATCAACGAGCTAGACCAGTAG
- a CDS encoding DUF58 domain-containing protein, with protein sequence MANRRNAFYSLLIFCLVMGLISGRTFFFNLAYAIGALLIGSFLWSWTAVNWLSISRRTYARRAQVGRTLDETFTIRNTSLLPKLWTEVLDHSDLPGHNPSHVVAALGPRRRYQWETHTLCTRRGEFKLGPMTVVSGDPFGLFQFPRQIAAVSSIIVYPPTIPIHRFATPAGTLSGGEAVRRRAHFVTTNASGVRDYQPGDSFNRIHWRSSARKDRLLVKEFELDPLSDVWLFLDLSRGSLVERAPGAGNGSLATLPPPSLPASTEEYGVTVAASLSRYFVEKGRALGFATYGPRREIVQPDRGPRLLTRILEILAVAHSEADITLHQMLALEATYLTRGTTLVVVTASTDPRWVTEAYMLSRRGIQVSCVLIDPRSFGATSDTTQIQQMIESAGIQVHTVHQDDDLTAALSYRVTGLRARAKF encoded by the coding sequence ATGGCTAACCGGCGGAACGCGTTTTACAGCCTGCTGATCTTCTGCCTCGTGATGGGCCTGATCAGTGGGCGCACCTTCTTTTTCAACCTGGCGTACGCGATCGGCGCGCTGCTGATCGGCTCGTTCCTGTGGTCGTGGACCGCCGTCAACTGGTTGTCCATTTCGCGCCGGACCTATGCCCGCCGCGCCCAGGTGGGGCGCACCCTGGACGAGACGTTCACCATCCGCAACACGAGCCTGCTCCCCAAGCTGTGGACCGAGGTGCTCGATCACTCGGACCTGCCGGGGCACAACCCCAGCCACGTCGTCGCGGCGCTCGGACCGCGACGGCGCTACCAGTGGGAAACGCACACGCTCTGCACGCGGCGCGGCGAGTTCAAGCTCGGCCCGATGACGGTCGTCAGCGGCGATCCGTTCGGGCTGTTCCAGTTCCCGCGCCAGATTGCAGCCGTGTCGAGCATCATCGTCTACCCGCCCACGATCCCGATTCATCGCTTCGCGACCCCGGCAGGCACGCTGTCTGGCGGCGAAGCCGTGCGCCGCCGCGCGCACTTCGTGACGACGAACGCGTCCGGCGTGCGTGACTACCAGCCCGGCGACAGCTTTAACCGCATCCACTGGCGCAGCTCGGCCCGCAAGGACCGGCTGCTGGTCAAAGAGTTCGAGCTGGACCCGCTCTCGGACGTGTGGCTGTTCCTGGACCTGTCGCGCGGATCGCTCGTCGAGCGTGCGCCGGGCGCGGGCAATGGCTCGCTCGCCACGCTGCCGCCACCGAGCCTACCGGCCTCCACCGAGGAATACGGCGTCACCGTGGCGGCGTCGCTGTCGCGCTACTTCGTGGAGAAGGGCCGCGCGCTGGGTTTTGCGACGTACGGACCCCGCCGCGAGATCGTGCAGCCGGACCGGGGGCCGCGCCTGCTCACGCGCATTCTCGAAATTCTGGCCGTGGCACACAGCGAAGCCGACATCACGCTTCACCAGATGCTGGCCCTGGAAGCAACTTATCTCACGCGCGGCACGACGCTGGTCGTCGTCACCGCCTCGACTGATCCCAGGTGGGTCACGGAAGCGTACATGCTTTCGCGGCGTGGCATCCAGGTAAGCTGCGTGCTGATCGACCCGCGCAGCTTTGGGGCGACCTCCGACACGACCCAGATCCAGCAGATGATCGAATCCGCCGGGATCCAGGTGCACACCGTTCACCAGGACGACGACCTGACCGCTGCCCTCAGCTACCGTGTAACGGGGCTGCGCGCGCGCGCCAAGTTCTAG